In Sorghum bicolor cultivar BTx623 chromosome 10, Sorghum_bicolor_NCBIv3, whole genome shotgun sequence, one genomic interval encodes:
- the LOC8064978 gene encoding F-box/kelch-repeat protein SKIP25: MAAPAAAKRPYWQAPTAAVAAPAAEPNKRHRTAAAPMDPEPDQDQDQEDQPLLPGLPDHLAQLCLAPLPPRLLHAVCRPWRRLLYTPSFPPFLSLYAVLDDAAASSSGTGGGASFAAYDAVAGRWDDLPPPPMPSSPPRLWHQSFLSRRLPLQSVAAGGRLVLVAGSTRSLAPALPRPVVFDPSARAWRLGPRFPFAPRRWCAAGAARGRVFVAGGVGAGYDPSDARSGATWDPTAAGWEPIPPMRDARFSRDAAEAVCAAGKVCMVSLRGRGAKEGAVFDLRAARWEDMPPGMLAGWKGPAVAADDETTIFVVDEERGALSAYDWGRDRWRTVVESERLKGAAEMASGGGRVCVAAQGGEKVLVVDVAPCRPTTSTPPSRRWGAPVAAAPRPWPRPRVWEVAAPPGKQVVALHVLPRMPRAE; encoded by the coding sequence ATGGCTGCACCCGCCGCGGCCAAGCGCCCGTACTGGCAGGCCCCAACCGCCGCCGTTGCCGCGCCAGCAGCTGAGCCCAACAAGCGGCACCGCACGGCCGCGGCGCCCATGGACCCGGAGCCGGACCAAGACCAAGACCAGGAGGACCAGCCCCTGCTCCCGGGCCTGCCGGACCACCTCGCCCAGCTCTGCCTGGCCCCGCTCCCGCCCCGGCTCCTACACGCCGTCTGCCGCCCCTGGCGCCGCCTCCTCTACACGCCCTCCTTCCCGCCGTTCCTCTCGCTCTACGCGGTCCTTGacgacgccgccgcctcctcctccggcacCGGCGGTGGCGCCTCGTTCGCGGCCTACGACGCAGTGGCGGGGCGGTGGGACGACctaccgccgccgccgatgCCGTCTTCGCCACCGAGGCTATGGCACCAGTCCTTCCTCTCCCGCCGTCTCCCGCTCCAGTCCGTGGCCGCCGGAGGCCGCCTCGTCCTCGTGGCGGGGTCCACGCGGTCGCTGGCCCCGGCGCTACCCCGCCCCGTGGTGTTCGACCCGTCCGCGCGCGCGTGGCGGCTCGGCCCGCGGTTCCCGTTCGCGCCGCGCCGGTGGTGCGCGGCGGGCGCGGCACGCGGGCGCGTGTTCGTCGCCGGAGGCGTCGGCGCTGGCTACGACCCTAGCGACGCCCGGTCCGGCGCCACGTGGGATCCCACGGCGGCGGGGTGGGAGCCGATCCCGCCCATGCGGGACGCGCGGTTCAGCCGCGACGCCGCGGAGGCGGTGTGCGCCGCGGGGAAGGTGTGCATGGTCAGCCTCCGTGGCCGCGGCGCCAAGGAAGGCGCGGTGTTCGACCTGCGCGCCGCGAGGTGGGAGGACATGCCGCCCGGGATGCTCGCGGGATGGAAGGGCCCGGCGGTGGCTGCCGACGACGAGACGACCATCTTCGTGGTGGACGAGGAGCGCGGGGCGCTGAGCGCGTACGACTGGGGAAGGGACCGGTGGCGGACGGTGGTGGAGTCGGAGCGGCTCAAGGGCGCCGCCGAGATGGCGTCGGGCGGGGGCCGGGTGTGCGTGGCGGCCCAGGGCGGCGAGAAGGTCCTCGTGGTCGACGTCGCACCCTGCCGGCCGACAACGTCGACGCCGCCCTCACGACGGTGGGGTGCCCCCGTTGCTGCTGCGCCCCGGCCCTGGCCTCGGCCCCGCGTGTGGGAGGTGGCTGCGCCGCCCGGGAAGCAGGTGGTGGCGCTGCACGTGCTTCCACGGATGCCGCGCGCGGAGTAG
- the LOC8064979 gene encoding cyclin-A2-1, producing MAARKENPELIACQAPNGRITRAQAAANRRSFGVLPSVPLPAKTDRKQTTQGKMKRGSSYDNTSASTAISGPQPKRRTVLRDVTNLRNANSNKTFAAAPKVQTRPSLRTGRTVTRGKQCTKRIPKIPQPAGNGGSFANDSSIAEETQEKLLAQKEEPILLLENRGSLSLQNVERNRDSACHEAFFKERNVRDICEPSVSKNGDSSVLDIVDIDKDNGNPQMCASYVVEIYSNLMVSELMRRPSPNYMEGLQRDITKGMRGILIDWLVEVSEEYKLVPDTLYLTVYVIDRFLSRNYIERQRLQLLGITSMLVASKYEEICAPRVEEFCFITDNTYTKAEVLKMECQVLNDLGFHLSVPTTKTFLRRFLRAAQASRKIPSMTLGFLANYLAELTLTDYEFLKFLPSLVAASAVFLARWTLDQSDEPWNQTLEHYTSYKCSDIQLCVCALRELQHNTSNCPLNAIREKYKHQKFDCVANLTSPELPRSLFS from the exons ATGGCTGCACGGAAAGAAAACCCTGAGCTTATTGCTTGTCAAGCACCCAATGGTCGAATCACGCGAGCTCAAGCCGCTGCAAATCGTCGAAGCTTTGGTGTTCTCCCTTCTGTTCCACTGCCTGCAAAAACTGATCGAAAACAGACTACACAAGGGAAGATGAAAAGGGGATCTTCATATGACAACACTAGTGCAAGTACTGCAATTTCTGGCCCCCAGCCTAAGAGGCGCACAGTTCTCAGGGATGTGACCAATTTGCGTAATGCTAACTCTAACAAAACTTTTGCTGCTGCACCGAAGGTTCAG aCAAGGCCCTCCCTAAGGACTGGAAGAACCGTGACCAGAGGCAAGCAGTGCACAAAAAGGATTCCTAAAATACCCCAACCAGCTGGTAATGGTGGTTCATTCGCCAATGATTCGAGCATTGCCGAAGAAACACAAGAGAAACTTTTGGCACAGAAAGAAGAACCTATTCTTTTGCTTGAGAACAGGGGCTCACTGTCATTGCAGAATGTTGAAAGGAACAGGGACAGTGCTTGTCATGAGGCATTCTTTAAGGAAAGAAATGTCAGGGATATATGTGAACCTTCTGTGTCAAAGAATG GGGACTCTTCTGTGTTAGACATTGTAGATATCGACAAAGATAATGGCAATCCTCAAATGTGTGCTTCCTACGTTGTAGAGATATACTCAAACCTTATGGTTTCAGAG CTTATGAGAAGACCCAGTCCGAATTACATGGAGGGTTTGCAACGGGACATCACTAAGGGCATGAGAGGAATACTCATTGATTGGCTTGTGGAG GTTTCTGAAGAATACAAGCTTGTTCCAGACACGCTGTACCTAACTGTATATGTTATTGACCGGTTTCTTTCTCGGAACTACATTGAAAGACAGAGACTACAACTTCTGGGAATAACAAGCATGCTTGTTGCCTC AAAGTATGAAGagatatgtgctcctcgagttGAAGAATTCTGTTTCATAACCGACAATACATACACAAAGGCAGAG GTGCTGAAAATGGAGTGCCAAGTGCTGAACGACCTGGGATTTCATCTTTCTGTTCCAACTACAAAAACATTTCTCAG gagattcctTAGAGCGGCACAAGCATCTCGTAAA ATTCCTTCTATGACTTTGGGATTTCTGGCCAATTATCTTGCGGAGTTGACTTTGACCGATTATGAGTTCTTGAAATTTCTTCCATCATTGGTGGCAGCATCGGCTGTGTTTCTTGCTAGATGGACACTTGACCAATCCGACGAACCATGG AACCAAACTCTAGAGCACTACACCTCTTACAAATGCTCTGACATTCAATTATGTGTCTGTGCTCTACGAGAACTCCAGCATAACACCAGTAACTGTCCTCTTAACGCCATCCGTGAGAAGTACAAACATCAAAAG TTTGATTGCGTAGCAAACCTAACCTCACCGGAGCTCCCTCGGTCGCTCTTCAGCTGA
- the LOC110431201 gene encoding protein transport protein sec31-like — protein sequence MDVSACHSQIRVSSFGGDDQYNASSSVSRHLGARAILVVSRDDDPALAYGGAGEDDKCLNSVSGRPGILRRTTNSSFFSAAPPLPLGLPPPPRTSRRAAERRRASVSSAPTLPPCLPRHLASHRRPASRAVSPLIAAPPPSVVPGCRAPSPSSATRVRREKEPQRVDPGAAASIPREKGEGAASSDGGAVPGSAEASAAPPPASRQSPRALAKAGASSRCSTKAVAPLWDANGPACGLPAGPPHQPLAVVHCTITKRKETYGQITELIRATGNSYASVL from the exons ATGGATGTCTCCGCTTGCCACAGCCAGATCCGTGTCTCGTCGTTTGGAGGCGACGACCAATACAACGCGTCCTCATCTGTGTCTCGGCATCTAGGAGCACGAGCCATACTCGTCGTCTCACGAGACGACGACCCTGCCC TTGCATACGGAGGAGCGGGGGAGGATGACAAATGTTTAAATTCCGTGAGCGGGAGACCGGGGATCCTGCGGCGCACCACGAACTCTTCTTTCTTCTCCGCCGCCCCACCGCTCCCGCTCGGGCTACCACCACCGCCCCGCACCTCCCGTCGCGCTGCCGAGCGACGGCGCGCATCCGTCTCCTCCGCTCCGACCCTCCCGCCCTGCCTCCCGCGCCATCTCGCCTCTCATCGCCGCCCCGCCTCCCGCGCCGTCTCGCCTCTCATCGCCGCTCCGCCTCCCTCCGTCGTTCCTGGCTGCCGGGCTCCTTCTCCGTCGTCGGCTACGCGCGTGAGGAGGGAGAAGGAGCCGCAGCGCGTGGATCCAGGGGCAGCGGCGTCCATCCCGCGTGAGAAAGGAGAAGGAGCCG CGAGTAGCGACGGCGGGGCAGTCCCAGGCTCGGCAGAGGCGTCAGCGGCTCCCCCTCCCGCCTCTCGCCAgtcgcctcgcgccctcgccaaGGCTGGAGCCAGCAGCCGCTGCTCCACCAAGGCGGTCGCGCCGCTTTGGGATGCAAACGGGCCTGCCTGCGGGTTGCCCGCTGGCCCGCCGCATCAGCCGCTTGCAGTTGTGC ATTGCACAATCACAAAAAGGAAGGAAACGTATGGACAGATAACTGAACTCATCAGGGCTACTGGCAACAGCTACGCATCAGTGCTGTAA
- the LOC110430834 gene encoding 21 kDa protein-like: MARLLLLLAAAAAAAFLAVEAASPVASDFIRKSCRATQYPSVCEQSLASYGGTPPPRSPRELARAALSVSADRARAASAYVGRLCGAGTGAKKGSGSRPAAAGPVRDCLENLADSVGHLRDAAQEMGGAGMSRSGTPAFKWHLSNVQTWCSAALTDENTCLDGLSSRGVDAGTRAAIRGKVVEVAQVTSNALALVNKVGPGY; encoded by the coding sequence ATGGctcgcctgctcctcctcctcgccgccgccgccgcagcggcgTTCCTGGCCGTGGAGGCCGCGTCGCCGGTGGCCAGCGACTTCATCCGCAAGTCTTGCCGCGCGACGCAGTACCCGTCGGTGTGCGAGCAGAGCCTGGCGTCGTACGGGGGCACCCCGCCGCCGCGGAGCCCGCGGGAGCTGGCGCGCGCCGCGCTGTCCGTGAGCGCGGACCGCGCGCGCGCCGCGTCCGCGTACGTGGGCCGCCTGTGCGGCGCCGGCACCGGCGCGAAGAAGGGGTCCGGgtcgcggccggcggcggcgggccccGTGCGCGACTGCCTGGAGAACCTGGCGGACAGCGTGGGCCACCTCCGCGACGCGGCGCAGGAGATGGGCGGCGCCGGGATGAGCCGCTCCGGGACGCCCGCGTTCAAGTGGCACCTCAGCAACGTCCAGACCTGGTGCAGCGCCGCGCTCACCGACGAGAACACCTGCCTCGACGGCCTCTCCTCCCGCGGCGTCGACGCCGGCACGCGCGCCGCCATCCGCGGCAAGGTCGTCGAGGTCGCGCAGGTCACCAGCAACGCGCTCGCGCTCGTCAACAAGGTCGGGCCTGGGTACTAG
- the LOC8065610 gene encoding 21 kDa protein, translating into MARPGSSAAAPLLLLLAAAAASILAAAAASPAPSDFVRKSCRATQYPSVCEQSLASYGGSPAPRSPRELARAALSVSADRARAASAYVGRLCGGSSSSAGHKKGAAARKGGAPGSAAGPVRDCLENLADSVGHLRDAAQEMGGAGMSRSGTPAFKWHLSNVQTWCSAALTDENTCLDGLSSRGVDAGTRAAIRGKVVDVAQVTSNALALVNKVGPGY; encoded by the coding sequence ATGGCTCGCCCGGGTAGTAGTGCCGCTGCTCCCCTCCTCCTGCTgctcgccgccgcggcggcgtcgATCCTGGCAGCGGCAGCCGCGTCGCCGGCGCCGAGCGACTTCGTCCGCAAGTCGTGCCGCGCGACGCAGTACCCGTCGGTGTGCGAGCAGAGCCTGGCGTCGTACGGGGGCTCCCCGGCGCCGCGGAGCCCGCGGGAGCTGGCGCGCGCCGCGCTGTCGGTGAGCGCGGACCGCGCGCGCGCCGCGTCGGCCTACGTGGGCCGCCTGTGCGGCGgctccagcagctccgccgGCCACAAGAAGGGCGCTGCTGCGAGGAAGGGCGGCGCGCCCGGGTCGGCGGCGGGACCCGTGCGCGACTGCCTGGAGAACCTGGCGGACAGCGTGGGACACCTCCGCGACGCGGCGCAGGAGATGGGCGGCGCCGGGATGTCCCGCTCCGGGACGCCCGCGTTCAAGTGGCACCTCAGCAACGTCCAGACCTGGTGCAGCGCCGCGCTCACCGACGAGAACACCTGCCTCGACGGCCTCTCCTCCCGCGGCGTCGACGCCGGCACGCGCGCCGCCATCCGCGGCAAGGTCGTCGACGTCGCGCAGGTCACCAGCAACGCCCTCGCACTCGTCAACAAGGTCGGGCCAGGGTACTAG